Proteins co-encoded in one Malus sylvestris chromosome 9, drMalSylv7.2, whole genome shotgun sequence genomic window:
- the LOC126582678 gene encoding thaumatin-like protein 1b → MSMMKSQAASLLGLTLAILFFSGAHAAKITFTNNCPNTVWPGTLTGDQKPQLSLTGFELASKASQSVDAPSPWSGRFWGRTRCSTDAAGKFTCETADCGSGQVACNGAGAVPPATLVEITIAANGGQDYYDVSLVDGFNLPMSVAPQGGTGECKPSSCPANVNMACPAQLQVKAADGSVISCKSACLAFGDSKYCCTPPNDTPETCPPTEYSEIFEKQCPQAYSYAYDDKNSTFTCSGGPDYVITFCP, encoded by the exons ATGTCGATGATGAAGAGCCAAGCAGCTTCCCTCCTCGGCCTCACCTTGGCCATCCTCTTTTTCTCAG GTGCACATGCAGCGAAAATCACTTTCACAAACAACTGCCCCAACACGGTCTGGCCAGGAACCTTAACCGGTGACCAAAAACCGCAGTTATCACTCACCGGCTTCGAACTAGCATCCAAAGCTAGCCAATCAGTGGACGCTCCATCTCCATGGTCTGGTCGCTTCTGGGGCCGAACCAGATGCTCCACGGACGCCGCTGGAAAATTCACTTGTGAAACTGCAGACTGTGGCTCTGGCCAGGTCGCATGCAACGGGGCAGGCGCAGTTCCACCAGCAACTTTAGTTGAAATCACAATTGCAGCAAACGGGGGTCAAGATTATTATGATGTTAGCCTTGTTGACGGCTTCAACTTGCCTATGTCTGTCGCCCCACAAGGTGGCACGGGCGAGTGCAAGCCCTCATCGTGCCCTGCCAATGTTAACATGGCGTGCCCGGCTCAACTTCAAGTGAAAGCGGCTGATGGGAGTGTCATCAGTTGCAAAAGCGCTTGCCTTGCGTTTGGTGATTCGAAGTACTGCTGCACCCCGCCGAATGATACGCCGGAGACATGTCCTCCCACAGAGTACTCTGAGATCTTTGAGAAGCAGTGCCCTCAAGCTTATAGCTACGCTTATGATGATAAAAACAGCACATTTACCTGCAGTGGTGGACCTGACTACGTCATTACTTTCTGCCCATAA